Proteins from one Lacrimispora sphenoides genomic window:
- a CDS encoding GNAT family N-acetyltransferase, producing the protein MENIVVTRMEENMIDESVDLFISTFSREPWNDEYESRDQVRDFFKNHFANNYFLGYVISINGKIQGLSIGMKKPWIKGFEYYIDEFCINYALQGRGIGSKFIKEIEMDIKKEGLNGIILNTEKDFPSFQFYKKNGFEDFGDLVIMGK; encoded by the coding sequence ATGGAAAATATAGTAGTAACCAGAATGGAAGAAAATATGATAGATGAAAGCGTTGATCTATTTATTTCAACTTTTTCGAGAGAACCTTGGAATGACGAATATGAATCAAGAGACCAGGTTAGAGATTTTTTTAAGAATCATTTTGCTAATAACTATTTTTTAGGGTATGTGATTAGTATTAATGGAAAGATACAAGGGTTAAGTATTGGTATGAAAAAACCTTGGATAAAAGGATTTGAATACTATATAGATGAATTTTGTATAAATTATGCTTTACAAGGAAGAGGCATTGGGAGTAAATTTATTAAAGAAATTGAAATGGATATTAAAAAAGAGGGATTAAATGGTATAATATTAAATACAGAAAAAGATTTTCCATCTTTTCAATTTTATAAAAAGAATGGCTTTGAAGATTTTGGAGATTTAGTTATAATGGGAAAGTAA